A region from the Alnus glutinosa chromosome 5, dhAlnGlut1.1, whole genome shotgun sequence genome encodes:
- the LOC133868567 gene encoding large ribosomal subunit protein P2y-like, translated as MKVIAAYLLAVLGGNTSPSAEDLKNILGSVGAEVDDDKIELLLCEVKGKDITELIASGREKLASVPSGGGGGAVAVAATGGSGGGGGAPAAAESKKEEKVEEKEESDDDMGFSLFD; from the exons atgaAGGTGATAGCCGCATATTTGCTGGCTGTGTTGGGAGGGAACACTAGCCCTTCAGCTGAAGATTTGAAGAATATTCTTGGATCCG TTGGAGCTGAAGTTGATGATGATAAGATTGAGCTGCTCTTGTGTGAAGTCAAGGGTAAAGATATAACTGAGCTTATTGCATCTGGAAGAGAGAAATTAGCATCTGTACCttctggtggtggtggtggtgctgTTGCAGTTGCCGCAACAGGTGgcagtggtggtggtggtggtgctcCTGCTGCAGCCGAgtcaaagaaagaggaaaaggtGGAAGAGAAAGAGGAATCAGATGAT GATATGGGCTTCAGTCTCTTTGATTGa
- the LOC133869192 gene encoding alkaline ceramidase TOD1, with protein sequence MGLHFMGKATSTPLLFQSKLLCFSLFYLFTSLFLALYTTLSQSQCLFRSSPFDPIHTPLFSYPPAYGEHKYAIPTHRSTCSSPVFFSDYWTVLKEIQDLCKNSLLASPVLTYMQGQADSFGGNFSTQKRFSYFDNENSSVEVPCGFLKKFPIRNYDQAAMENCKGVVVVSAIFNDHDKIRQPRGLGSKTLDNVCFFMFVDDITLKGLDYHKIISRKSGEYKIGAWRIVRVSSKDLYGNPAMNGVIPKYLVHRLFPNSKFSIWIDAKLQLMVDPLLLIHTLVVSEKADIAISKHPYYVHTMEEAMATARWKKWWDVDSLKTQMETYCENGLQPWSSKKLPYSSDVPDSALILRKHELGNNLFSCLLFNEMEAFNPRDQLAFAYVRDHMRPKLKINMFEVEVFEQVAVEYRHNLKKRTGATSSGEHKTKRTKRARADLLYVNGSCCSRCQKYLLDMWGESQ encoded by the exons ATGGGATTGCACTTTATGGGGAAGGCAACGTCGACACCTCTGCTCTTCCAATCAAAGCTCCTCTGTTTCTCTCTGTTCTACCTCTtcacctctctctttctcgctcTCTACACCACTCTCTCCCAATCGCAATGCCTCTTCAGATCCTCTCCCTTCGACCCAATCCATACCCCTCTCTTCTCCTACCCTCCCGCCTATGGGGAGCACAAGTACGCCATACCAACCCACCGTTCCACTTGCTCTTCCCCTGTCTTCTTCTCAG ATTATTGGACGGTACTGAAGGAGATCCAAGATTTGTGTAAGAATTCTTTGTTGGCTTCGCCGGTTTTGACGTATATGCAGGGCCAGGCTGATAGTTTTGGTGGAAACTTCAGTACCCAGAAAAGATTTTCTTATTTTGACAATGAGAACAGTAGCGTAGAAGTTCCTTGTGGATTCTTGAAGAAATTTCCAATTAGAAATTACG ATCAAGCTGCAATGGAAAACTGTAAAGGAGTGGTCGTAGTCTCGGCAATCTTCAATGACCATGACAAAATCCGGCAGCCAAGAGGCCTTGGATCCAAAACACTAGATAATGTATGTTTCTTCATGTTTGTGGATGATATTACCCTCAAAGGACTTGATTATCACAAAATAATCTCAAGAAAATCTGGCGAATATAAGATAGGCGCATGGAGAATCGTTAGAGTTTCGAGCAAGGACTTGTATGGGAATCCAGCCATGAATGGTGTGATTCCTAAATATTTAGTTCATAGACTTTTCCCGAACTCGAAATTCAGCATTTGGATAGATGCGAAGCTGCAGCTAATGGTTGATCCGCTGTTGTTGATTCATACACTTGTTGTATCTGAGAAAGCGGATATTGCCATTTCAAAACACCCATACTATGTTCATACTATGGAAGAAGCAATGGCAACAGCAAGGTGGAAGAAATGGTGGGATGTCGATTCCTTGAAGACCCAAATGGAGACATATTGTGAGAATGGGTTGCAGCCATGGAGTTCCAAGAAGCTACCCTATAGCTCAG ATGTACCAGACAGTGCTCTGATCTTAAGGAAGCATGAACTGGGCAACAACCTCTTCTCCTGCCTATTGTTCAATGAAATGGAAGCTTTTAACCCAAGAGATCAGTTGGCTTTTGCATATGTAAGAGACCACATGAGACCAAAGCTCAAGATTAACATGTTTGAGGTTGAAGTATTTGAGCAGGTTGCCGTCGAGTACAGGCACAACCTTAAAAAAAGAACTGGGGCCACTAGCAGCGGAGAACACAAGaccaaaagaaccaaaagagCCAGGGCAGATTTGTTGTATGTTAATGGCAGCTGTTGCAGCAGGTGCCAGAAGTACCTTTTGGATATGTGGGGTGAATCCCAATAA
- the LOC133869193 gene encoding probable leucine-rich repeat receptor-like protein kinase At1g68400, whose amino-acid sequence MPKHKNCIGVEHKDKRSLKFCARPCIPPFLKQSQALPRTPHIILLDHSGTACISDIGLHHLFFPATASSSHDAYKAPELILSQRNNFTQKYDVYSFGVILLEILTGGMAVVEEGEMNLV is encoded by the coding sequence ATGCCCAAACACAAGAACTGCATTGGAGTGGAGCACAAGGATAAACGTAGCCTCAAATTCTGCGCACGGCCTTGCATTCCTCCATTCTTAAAACAAAGCCAAGCTCTTCCAAGGACACCTCACATCATCCTACTCGATCACTCCGGCACTGCTTGTATATCTGACATCGGTCTCCACCACCTCTTCTTCCCGGCCACCGCGTCCTCCTCGCACGACGCCTACAAAGCCCCAGAACTCATTCTCAGCCAAAGAAACAACTTCACCCAGAAATACGACGTTTATAGCTTCGGGGTGATTTTGTTGGAGATTTTGACGGGAGGAATGGCAGTAGTGGAAGAGGGAGAAATGAATTTGGTGTAG
- the LOC133868698 gene encoding uncharacterized protein LOC133868698, translating to MASQQIANHRDDAEIYHGEALCKQKSHEVLGGISLPKGLLPLDEVVEVGYNRTTGFIWLKQKRKKEHRFRAIGRTVSYDTEVTAFVEDRRMRRLTGVKSKELLIWVSISDIYVDDPGSGKITFANPTGISRSFPVSAFELEKEGSTGNHKK from the coding sequence ATGGCGAGCCAGCAAATAGCAAACCACAGAGACGACGCGGAGATCTACCACGGCGAGGCTCTGTGCAAGCAGAAATCGCACGAGGTCCTGGGCGGGATCTCTCTGCCCAAGGGGCTCCTCCCTTTAGACGAGGTAGTGGAGGTGGGCTACAACCGCACCACTGGCTTCATCTGGCTCAAGCAGAAGCGCAAGAAGGAGCACCGCTTCCGAGCGATCGGGCGCACGGTGTCGTACGACACGGAGGTCACGGCCTTCGTGGAGGACCGCCGCATGAGGAGGCTCACTGGGGTCAAGAGCAAGGAGCTCCTCATCTGGGTGTCCATCTCCGACATCTACGTCGACGATCCTGGGTCCGGGAAGATCACCTTCGCCAACCCCACCGGGATCTCCAGGTCCTTCCCGGTCTCGGCTTTCGAGCTCGAGAAGGAGGGCAGCACCGGGAATCACAAAAAATGA
- the LOC133869689 gene encoding uncharacterized protein LOC133869689 has product MGNFYENFSMHTEYGAVAATAAAIIIFGGIYVAWDYASRALKRKHVLSRSMSIGVLHGGKLSLQRMINYHQARADPQIADRPENDLNSLLNATHPDLWKLRSAVAKLEMSGKEKEAVRTLEKALEKARKDQKAHEAYEIEMLLVEMLIYKGDFGKASECKCLEHVQISDARRPLYKAILHILSEHPEDEASKYWKDFEAIRIHFLWQPSVQEDEVLDVVVSNFEEFKEVVNLLKNDIQEAGEAKKRKKTQK; this is encoded by the exons ATGGGAAACTTTTACGAAAACTTCTCCATGCATACTGAATATGGAGCAGTGGCAGCAACTGCAGCAGCCATCATCATCTTTGGAGGCATTTATGTTGCATGGGATTATGCAAGTCGTGCTctaaaaagaaaacatgttcTGTCGAGGTCCATGTCCATTGGGGTTCTCCATGGTGGCAAACTGTCGTTGCAGAGAATGATTAATTATCATCAAGCCCGAGCAGATCCACAAATAGCAGATAGACCTGAGAATGATTTGAATTCATTACTTAACGCCACGCATCCTGATTTATGGAAGCTGCGG AGTGCTGTAGCAAAGCTGGAAATGagtggaaaagaaaaggaggcaGTGAGAACACTAGAAAAAGCATTGGAAAAGGCCCGTAAGGATCAGAAAGCACATGAAGCCTACGAGATTGAAATGTTACTTGTGGAAATGCTTATCTACAAG GGAGATTTCGGGAAGGCTTCTGAATGCAAATGCTTGGAGCATGTACAGATTTCAGATGCACGGCGTCCACTATACAAG GCTATTCTTCACATATTGTCGGAGCACCCAGAGGACGAAGCCTCAAAATATTGGAAGGATTTTGAGGCAATTCGAATTCACTTTCTATGGCAACCTAGTGTGCAAGAAGACGAAGTACTGGACGTCGTCGTTTCGAATTTTGAAGAGTTTAAGGAGGTCGTCAATTTGCTCAAAAATGATATTCAAGAAGCTGGGGAGgcgaagaaaagaaagaaaacacaaaagtaA